From Chaetodon trifascialis isolate fChaTrf1 chromosome 1, fChaTrf1.hap1, whole genome shotgun sequence, one genomic window encodes:
- the LOC139336156 gene encoding homeobox-containing protein 1-like isoform X3 has protein sequence MFQQCEEPRFTIEQIDLLQRLRRTGITQVEVLHALDTLDHLDRKHGHKLTHKPSYLPPSSSLSSSNAVAASSSMTSTATQTSFPDNRLSLSPNNNFDTTSPPLPIPVASPVTMAQNGLVAVTNGKLSPPRFPLGVVSGSVTAPGYGFETSEEDIDVDDKVEDLMRRDSAVIKEEIKSFLANRRISQAVVAQVTGISQSRISHWLLQQGSDLSEQKKRAFFRWYQLEKTNPGATLAMRAAPLALDDMMDWHQAPPSFGSAPTGFRLRRGSRFTWRKECLAVMESYFSDNQYPDEAKREEIATACNAVIQKPGKKLTDLERVTSLKVYNWFANRRKDIKRRANIAILESHGIEVQSPGGQSNSDEVDGNDFPDQACEVSLFDKRASARQFGFSRADLSSPTQVPTLLPSWFSALGRGGLSGQRGTALIGRSLVSGAGSQAEGSRLTGVSWSPPSPSLQEEPTIHSVLSEPQDQIGLEKVAVSHSNQALANQVEGASCSMGNDIKTETLEDD, from the exons ATGTTCCAGCAGTGTGAGGAGCCTCGTTTCACCATCGAGCAGATTGACCTCCTCCAGAGGCTAAGAAGGACAGGGATCACACAGGTGGAGGTCCTCCATGCCCTGGACACCCTGGACCACCTGGATCGGAAACATGGACACAAGCTAACCCACAAACCTTCCTACCTGCCTCCCTCATCTTCCTTGTCTTCTTCCAATGCTGTCGCCGCCTCTTCCTCCATGACTTCCACCGCCACTCAGACAAGTTTCCCTGACAACCGATTGTCCCTGTCACCTAATAACAACTTTGACACCACCTCTCCGCCTTTGCCGATTCCAGTAGCCTCTCCCGTCACCATGGCTCAGAACGGTCTAGTCGCTGTCACCAATGGGAAGCTGTCACCGCCCCGGTTTCCTCTTGGCGTGGTCAGTGGCAGCGTGACTGCACCAGGCTACGGGTTTGAAACCAGTGAAGAGGACATAGATGTTGATGACAAGGTGGAGGACTTGATGAG GAGGGACAGTGCTGTGATCAAAGAGGAGATTAAGTCCTTCCTGGCAAACAGGCGAATCTCTCAGGCCGTGGTCGCTCAGGTAACGG ggATCAGCCAGAGCCGGATCTCCCACTGGCTCCTGCAGCAGGGATCAGACCTCAGCGAGCAGAAGAAACGAGCCTTCTTCCGCTGGTATCAGCTTGAGAAGACCAACCCTG GTGCCACTCTGGCCATGCGAGCCGCTCCATTGGCTCTGGATGACATGATGGACTGGCACCAAGCCCCGCCTTCATTTGGCTCAGCCCCTACGGGCTTCCGTCTGCGGCGCGGGAGCAGGTTCACCTGGAGGAAGGAGTGTCTGGCTGTTatggagag CTACTTCAGTGATAACCAGTACCCCGATGAGGCCAAGAGAGAGGAGATTGCAACTGCCTGCAATGCTGTCATTCAGAAACCAG gaaAGAAGCTGACTGATCTGGAGAGGGTAACATCTCTGAAAGTCTACAACTGGTTTGCCAACCGCCGCAAAGACATTAAGAGGCGCGCTAACATTG CCATCTTGGAGAGCCATGGAATTGAGGTTCAGAGTCCAGGTGGTCAGTCCAATAGCGACGAGGTGGACGGCAACGACTTCCCTGACCAG GCTTGTGAGGTGTCCTTATTTGACAAGAGAGCTTCAGCCAGGCAGTTTGGTTTCAGCCGAGCTGACCTGTCCTCTCCCACCCAG GTGCCCACCCTGCTCCCCAGCTGGTTCTCCGCCCTGGGTAGAGGAGGCTTGTCTGGACAGAGGGGCACTGCTCTGATTGGCCGCTCCCTAGTGTCAGGGGCGGGCTCTCAGGCGGAAGGTTCCAGATTGACAGGTGTGTCCTGgtctcccccctccccttccctccagGAGGAACCCACCATCCACAGCGTGCTGTCCGAGCCCCAGGACCAAATCGGTTTGGAGAAGGtggctgtcagtcacagcaacCAAGCCCTAGCCAATCAGGTGGAAGGGGCAAGTTGCAGTATGGGGAATGACATCAAGACGGAAACGCTGGAAGACGACTGA
- the LOC139336156 gene encoding homeobox-containing protein 1-like isoform X1 — MFQQCEEPRFTIEQIDLLQRLRRTGITQVEVLHALDTLDHLDRKHGHKLTHKPSYLPPSSSLSSSNAVAASSSMTSTATQTSFPDNRLSLSPNNNFDTTSPPLPIPVASPVTMAQNGLVAVTNGKLSPPRFPLGVVSGSVTAPGYGFETSEEDIDVDDKVEDLMRRDSAVIKEEIKSFLANRRISQAVVAQVTGISQSRISHWLLQQGSDLSEQKKRAFFRWYQLEKTNPGATLAMRAAPLALDDMMDWHQAPPSFGSAPTGFRLRRGSRFTWRKECLAVMESYFSDNQYPDEAKREEIATACNAVIQKPGKKLTDLERVTSLKVYNWFANRRKDIKRRANIEAAILESHGIEVQSPGGQSNSDEVDGNDFPDQACEVSLFDKRASARQFGFSRADLSSPTQVPTLLPSWFSALGRGGLSGQRGTALIGRSLVSGAGSQAEGSRLTGVSWSPPSPSLQEEPTIHSVLSEPQDQIGLEKVAVSHSNQALANQVEGASCSMGNDIKTETLEDD, encoded by the exons ATGTTCCAGCAGTGTGAGGAGCCTCGTTTCACCATCGAGCAGATTGACCTCCTCCAGAGGCTAAGAAGGACAGGGATCACACAGGTGGAGGTCCTCCATGCCCTGGACACCCTGGACCACCTGGATCGGAAACATGGACACAAGCTAACCCACAAACCTTCCTACCTGCCTCCCTCATCTTCCTTGTCTTCTTCCAATGCTGTCGCCGCCTCTTCCTCCATGACTTCCACCGCCACTCAGACAAGTTTCCCTGACAACCGATTGTCCCTGTCACCTAATAACAACTTTGACACCACCTCTCCGCCTTTGCCGATTCCAGTAGCCTCTCCCGTCACCATGGCTCAGAACGGTCTAGTCGCTGTCACCAATGGGAAGCTGTCACCGCCCCGGTTTCCTCTTGGCGTGGTCAGTGGCAGCGTGACTGCACCAGGCTACGGGTTTGAAACCAGTGAAGAGGACATAGATGTTGATGACAAGGTGGAGGACTTGATGAG GAGGGACAGTGCTGTGATCAAAGAGGAGATTAAGTCCTTCCTGGCAAACAGGCGAATCTCTCAGGCCGTGGTCGCTCAGGTAACGG ggATCAGCCAGAGCCGGATCTCCCACTGGCTCCTGCAGCAGGGATCAGACCTCAGCGAGCAGAAGAAACGAGCCTTCTTCCGCTGGTATCAGCTTGAGAAGACCAACCCTG GTGCCACTCTGGCCATGCGAGCCGCTCCATTGGCTCTGGATGACATGATGGACTGGCACCAAGCCCCGCCTTCATTTGGCTCAGCCCCTACGGGCTTCCGTCTGCGGCGCGGGAGCAGGTTCACCTGGAGGAAGGAGTGTCTGGCTGTTatggagag CTACTTCAGTGATAACCAGTACCCCGATGAGGCCAAGAGAGAGGAGATTGCAACTGCCTGCAATGCTGTCATTCAGAAACCAG gaaAGAAGCTGACTGATCTGGAGAGGGTAACATCTCTGAAAGTCTACAACTGGTTTGCCAACCGCCGCAAAGACATTAAGAGGCGCGCTAACATTG aaGCAGCCATCTTGGAGAGCCATGGAATTGAGGTTCAGAGTCCAGGTGGTCAGTCCAATAGCGACGAGGTGGACGGCAACGACTTCCCTGACCAG GCTTGTGAGGTGTCCTTATTTGACAAGAGAGCTTCAGCCAGGCAGTTTGGTTTCAGCCGAGCTGACCTGTCCTCTCCCACCCAG GTGCCCACCCTGCTCCCCAGCTGGTTCTCCGCCCTGGGTAGAGGAGGCTTGTCTGGACAGAGGGGCACTGCTCTGATTGGCCGCTCCCTAGTGTCAGGGGCGGGCTCTCAGGCGGAAGGTTCCAGATTGACAGGTGTGTCCTGgtctcccccctccccttccctccagGAGGAACCCACCATCCACAGCGTGCTGTCCGAGCCCCAGGACCAAATCGGTTTGGAGAAGGtggctgtcagtcacagcaacCAAGCCCTAGCCAATCAGGTGGAAGGGGCAAGTTGCAGTATGGGGAATGACATCAAGACGGAAACGCTGGAAGACGACTGA
- the LOC139336156 gene encoding homeobox-containing protein 1-like isoform X2, with amino-acid sequence MFQQCEEPRFTIEQIDLLQRLRRTGITQVEVLHALDTLDHLDRKHGHKLTHKPSYLPPSSSLSSSNAVAASSSMTSTATQTSFPDNRLSLSPNNNFDTTSPPLPIPVASPVTMAQNGLVAVTNGKLSPPRFPLGVVSGSVTAPGYGFETSEEDIDVDDKVEDLMRRDSAVIKEEIKSFLANRRISQAVVAQVTGISQSRISHWLLQQGSDLSEQKKRAFFRWYQLEKTNPGATLAMRAAPLALDDMMDWHQAPPSFGSAPTGFRLRRGSRFTWRKECLAVMESYFSDNQYPDEAKREEIATACNAVIQKPGKKLTDLERVTSLKVYNWFANRRKDIKRRANIAAILESHGIEVQSPGGQSNSDEVDGNDFPDQACEVSLFDKRASARQFGFSRADLSSPTQVPTLLPSWFSALGRGGLSGQRGTALIGRSLVSGAGSQAEGSRLTGVSWSPPSPSLQEEPTIHSVLSEPQDQIGLEKVAVSHSNQALANQVEGASCSMGNDIKTETLEDD; translated from the exons ATGTTCCAGCAGTGTGAGGAGCCTCGTTTCACCATCGAGCAGATTGACCTCCTCCAGAGGCTAAGAAGGACAGGGATCACACAGGTGGAGGTCCTCCATGCCCTGGACACCCTGGACCACCTGGATCGGAAACATGGACACAAGCTAACCCACAAACCTTCCTACCTGCCTCCCTCATCTTCCTTGTCTTCTTCCAATGCTGTCGCCGCCTCTTCCTCCATGACTTCCACCGCCACTCAGACAAGTTTCCCTGACAACCGATTGTCCCTGTCACCTAATAACAACTTTGACACCACCTCTCCGCCTTTGCCGATTCCAGTAGCCTCTCCCGTCACCATGGCTCAGAACGGTCTAGTCGCTGTCACCAATGGGAAGCTGTCACCGCCCCGGTTTCCTCTTGGCGTGGTCAGTGGCAGCGTGACTGCACCAGGCTACGGGTTTGAAACCAGTGAAGAGGACATAGATGTTGATGACAAGGTGGAGGACTTGATGAG GAGGGACAGTGCTGTGATCAAAGAGGAGATTAAGTCCTTCCTGGCAAACAGGCGAATCTCTCAGGCCGTGGTCGCTCAGGTAACGG ggATCAGCCAGAGCCGGATCTCCCACTGGCTCCTGCAGCAGGGATCAGACCTCAGCGAGCAGAAGAAACGAGCCTTCTTCCGCTGGTATCAGCTTGAGAAGACCAACCCTG GTGCCACTCTGGCCATGCGAGCCGCTCCATTGGCTCTGGATGACATGATGGACTGGCACCAAGCCCCGCCTTCATTTGGCTCAGCCCCTACGGGCTTCCGTCTGCGGCGCGGGAGCAGGTTCACCTGGAGGAAGGAGTGTCTGGCTGTTatggagag CTACTTCAGTGATAACCAGTACCCCGATGAGGCCAAGAGAGAGGAGATTGCAACTGCCTGCAATGCTGTCATTCAGAAACCAG gaaAGAAGCTGACTGATCTGGAGAGGGTAACATCTCTGAAAGTCTACAACTGGTTTGCCAACCGCCGCAAAGACATTAAGAGGCGCGCTAACATTG CAGCCATCTTGGAGAGCCATGGAATTGAGGTTCAGAGTCCAGGTGGTCAGTCCAATAGCGACGAGGTGGACGGCAACGACTTCCCTGACCAG GCTTGTGAGGTGTCCTTATTTGACAAGAGAGCTTCAGCCAGGCAGTTTGGTTTCAGCCGAGCTGACCTGTCCTCTCCCACCCAG GTGCCCACCCTGCTCCCCAGCTGGTTCTCCGCCCTGGGTAGAGGAGGCTTGTCTGGACAGAGGGGCACTGCTCTGATTGGCCGCTCCCTAGTGTCAGGGGCGGGCTCTCAGGCGGAAGGTTCCAGATTGACAGGTGTGTCCTGgtctcccccctccccttccctccagGAGGAACCCACCATCCACAGCGTGCTGTCCGAGCCCCAGGACCAAATCGGTTTGGAGAAGGtggctgtcagtcacagcaacCAAGCCCTAGCCAATCAGGTGGAAGGGGCAAGTTGCAGTATGGGGAATGACATCAAGACGGAAACGCTGGAAGACGACTGA